In Pseudoduganella albidiflava, a single window of DNA contains:
- the rho gene encoding transcription termination factor Rho, producing the protein MHLSELKALHVSALLEMAISLDIDNAARLRKQELMFAILKKRAKSGEQIFGDGALEVLPDGFGFLRSPDASYMASTDDIYISPSQIRRFNLHTGDSIEGEVRTPKDGERYFALVKVDKVNGESPEASKHRILFENLTPLHPNEPLRLEREMNGAENITGRIVDLIAPIGKGQRGLLVASPKSGKSVMLQHIAHAITANHPDVTLIVLLIDERPEEVTEMQRSVRGEVVASTFDEPATRHVQVAEMVMEKAKRLVEMKKDVVILLDSITRLARAYNTVIPASGKVLTGGVDANALQRPKRFFGAARNIEEGGSLTIIATALIETGSRMDDVIYEEFKGTGNMEVHLERRLAEKRVYPAINLNKSGTRREELLIKPNELQKIWILRKLLYSMDEIEAMEFILDKMRATKTNTEFFDMMRRGG; encoded by the coding sequence ATGCATCTATCTGAATTAAAGGCCTTGCACGTTTCGGCGCTGCTGGAAATGGCCATCAGTCTGGATATCGACAATGCGGCCCGCCTGCGCAAGCAGGAGCTCATGTTCGCGATCCTGAAGAAGCGCGCCAAGTCCGGCGAGCAGATCTTCGGCGATGGCGCCCTGGAAGTGCTGCCGGACGGTTTCGGCTTCCTGCGTTCGCCAGACGCCAGCTACATGGCGTCCACCGACGACATCTATATCTCGCCGTCGCAGATCCGGCGCTTCAACCTGCATACCGGTGACTCGATCGAGGGCGAAGTGCGCACGCCGAAAGATGGCGAACGCTATTTCGCGCTGGTCAAGGTGGACAAGGTCAACGGCGAATCGCCGGAAGCCTCGAAGCACCGCATCCTGTTTGAGAACCTGACGCCGCTGCACCCGAACGAGCCGCTGCGCCTGGAGCGCGAGATGAACGGCGCCGAGAACATCACCGGCCGCATCGTCGACCTGATCGCGCCGATCGGCAAGGGCCAGCGCGGCCTGCTGGTGGCGTCGCCGAAGTCCGGCAAGTCCGTGATGCTGCAGCATATCGCGCACGCCATCACGGCCAACCACCCGGACGTGACGCTGATCGTGCTGCTGATCGACGAACGCCCGGAAGAAGTGACGGAAATGCAGCGCTCGGTGCGCGGCGAAGTCGTCGCCTCCACCTTCGACGAACCGGCCACCCGCCACGTGCAGGTTGCCGAGATGGTCATGGAAAAGGCCAAGCGCCTGGTCGAGATGAAGAAGGACGTGGTCATCCTGCTGGACTCGATCACCCGCCTGGCCCGCGCCTACAACACCGTGATCCCCGCTTCGGGCAAGGTGCTGACCGGCGGCGTGGACGCCAACGCGCTGCAGCGCCCGAAACGCTTCTTCGGCGCCGCCCGCAATATCGAAGAAGGCGGCTCGCTGACGATCATCGCCACCGCGCTGATCGAAACCGGCTCGCGCATGGATGACGTGATCTACGAGGAATTCAAGGGCACCGGCAACATGGAAGTGCACCTGGAGCGCCGCCTGGCCGAGAAGCGCGTCTACCCGGCGATCAACCTGAACAAATCCGGCACCCGCCGCGAGGAACTGCTGATCAAGCCGAACGAGCTGCAGAAGATCTGGATCCTGCGCAAGCTGCTGTACTCGATGGACGAGATCGAAGCGATGGAGTTCATCCTCGACAAGATGCGCGCCACGAAGACCAATACCGAGTTCTTCGACATGATGCGGCGCGGCGGCTAA
- the trxA gene encoding thioredoxin TrxA, with product MSENIKHITDASFEADVLKSDRPVLVDFWAEWCGPCKSIAPILEEVAKEYDGKLTIAKLDVDANQTVPGKFGIRGIPTLILFKNGVPAAQKVGAMAKGQLTSFIDSNI from the coding sequence ATGAGCGAAAATATCAAACACATTACCGACGCGTCGTTCGAAGCCGACGTGCTGAAATCCGACCGCCCCGTGCTGGTGGACTTCTGGGCCGAGTGGTGCGGTCCGTGCAAGAGCATTGCACCGATCCTGGAAGAAGTGGCCAAGGAATATGACGGCAAGCTGACCATCGCCAAGCTGGACGTGGACGCGAACCAGACCGTGCCGGGCAAGTTCGGCATCCGCGGCATTCCCACGCTGATCCTGTTCAAGAACGGCGTGCCGGCTGCCCAGAAAGTGGGCGCGATGGCAAAAGGCCAGCTGACCTCTTTCATCGACAGCAATATTTGA
- a CDS encoding response regulator translates to MNHPLRILLLDDDVFMLELLTEMIGSLGYPHVHADTDARSALKALPTFRPDLLICDLSLPEMDGIEFLRTVAEKGFTGSVVLLSGMDSGILRAARTLATAQGLTILGAFSKPLARTALAELLAAAGARSAPLHGDRK, encoded by the coding sequence ATGAACCACCCGCTGCGCATCCTGCTGCTGGACGATGACGTCTTCATGCTGGAACTGCTGACGGAAATGATCGGTAGCCTGGGTTATCCCCACGTGCACGCCGACACCGACGCCCGCAGCGCGCTGAAGGCGCTGCCGACATTCCGGCCGGACCTGCTGATCTGCGACCTGTCGCTGCCGGAAATGGATGGCATCGAGTTCCTGCGCACCGTGGCCGAGAAGGGTTTCACGGGCAGCGTGGTGCTGCTTTCCGGCATGGACAGCGGCATCCTGCGCGCGGCGCGCACGCTGGCGACGGCCCAGGGACTGACGATCCTGGGCGCCTTCAGCAAGCCGCTGGCGCGCACCGCGCTGGCCGAGCTGCTGGCGGCGGCCGGCGCCAGGTCCGCACCGCTACACGGCGACAGAAAATAG
- a CDS encoding PAS domain S-box protein: protein MPLHATRSARRRLLRLAAALLLCACGPAWGLDRVNVQLKWRHQFQFAGYYAAQYKGFYRDEGLAVSLLEAQPGSDPVQAVLSGRAQYGVGNSSLLLHRAAGRPVVVLASIFQHSAAALVVRRTPDGSPPHWTGARVMLAPGNDDELQAYLLRQGVKLADLKLLPHSQRLEDLLEGKVDAMSGYITDVPYTLDRLGAPYEMLVPRAAGIDFYGDNLFTTEQELREHPERARAMRAATLRGWRYAMAHPEEIVDLIRARYPQGHSREHLMHEARQTARLLEQPLVEPGYSNPVRWQAIVNTYITLGMLPRSVPLDGFLYREPPPPPRWPWIAGGALAALLAAAAVWRLRGARVQPPPEPAGTVSGLAAEDALEAACEAAWEWHPQSNEVRLSPRAGELLGHGVDGFAPRDRDAWLQHVHPDDRLQLMHELSRIALDPVDQTLLVHECRMRCRDGSFRWIVVRGRVTEHAGALAMLARGTLGPVCDRAVAERERLSAVLEAMPGGILVADRTGRVKQVNRAAAACFGYQPGDMAGLSMELLVPEVMRSAPGLPRELFSRPNLPGRVLTARRGDGAHFPAMVHLAPIEMAGQGLSVVSVRDMTRRQRTEQALHASSERYRLIVQTATEGIWMLDAGNRTSFVNPTMARMLGYEPDEMLGRPMSAFLDDESVAQQARQNQRRRPGEAEQGDARFYRKDGSSMWGLVSTTQIHADDGVYTGTLAMITDITDRRLAEVALRNSSQRMASVFNAVTNGLVVLNGEGVILECNAAAARMLGPAAASGARLWPGTHEDGQPFVADQHPVLRALATGRSVRDVVMGVAGDNGNTCWLSVNAEPMRDELGAATMAVASLTDITERKNSADALRQGEQRLQEIIQMMPIGLFLKGPDRRMLLMNPACERQFGYTMADLQNGTYAHLHTPKEVAEFARRDREAFARGEQIDYEETLFNPTLRQHLTLRTFKKPVFDEHGEPVYLICMSIDITEGKRQEQALRELNEHLEERVAQRTEQLDQAKQVAEEASQAKGQFLANMSHEIRTPMNGVIGMAHLALKTDLDPRQRDYLEKIRFAGEHLLGIIDDILDISKIEAGKLEIEQAEFPLDQVIETLTTVVAPKAAAKELRLDIDVDPDVPPVLRGDSLRLGQVLINYANNAIKFSERGTIGLRVRRLGGSDTHCLLRFEVSDEGIGMTEQEMGKLFQSFQQADTSTTRAYGGTGLGLAICKELAQLMGGEVGVTSVPGAGSTFWLTAQLGVGSARTDALPTVPAAEAASLKGAHILLVEDNTFNQQIGLEMLEEAGAAVRLAGNGAEALAELAESRFDCVLMDVQMPVMDGLEATRRIRADARLAGLRVLAMTATATSDERERCLAAGMDDFIAKPIQPALLVRTVAAWLPARRALDVGNDDGDGDGDGNGNGAGDGAGAAPRRPHGTLVGDPAVVDLSVLAQVLGYQPDKIRNFAVKFLQSAEAGLAELDEALAAGDIGRVRELGHRLKAAARTVGAFGMGELCERMETLPAAGPAAERGAWALIGQYRPLLGQIREHILNHTTIGDH from the coding sequence TTGCCGCTCCACGCCACCCGTTCCGCACGCCGCCGCCTGTTGCGCCTGGCAGCAGCCCTGCTGCTGTGCGCATGCGGTCCGGCATGGGGGCTGGACCGGGTCAATGTCCAGCTGAAGTGGCGCCACCAGTTCCAGTTCGCCGGCTATTACGCCGCGCAGTACAAGGGCTTCTACCGGGATGAAGGGCTGGCGGTATCGCTGCTCGAGGCACAGCCGGGGAGCGACCCGGTACAGGCCGTGCTGTCCGGCCGCGCCCAGTATGGCGTGGGCAACAGCAGCCTGCTGCTGCACCGCGCGGCGGGCCGGCCGGTGGTGGTGCTGGCCTCGATCTTCCAGCATTCGGCCGCCGCGCTGGTGGTGCGCCGCACGCCGGACGGCAGCCCGCCGCACTGGACCGGCGCCCGCGTGATGCTGGCGCCCGGCAACGACGACGAATTGCAGGCCTACCTGCTGCGCCAGGGTGTCAAGCTGGCCGACCTGAAACTGCTGCCGCACAGCCAGCGGCTCGAGGATCTGCTGGAAGGCAAGGTAGACGCGATGTCGGGCTACATCACGGACGTGCCGTACACGCTGGACCGCCTGGGCGCGCCGTACGAGATGCTGGTGCCGCGCGCGGCCGGGATCGACTTCTATGGCGACAACCTGTTCACCACCGAGCAGGAATTGCGGGAACACCCGGAACGGGCCCGCGCGATGCGCGCCGCCACGCTGCGCGGCTGGCGCTACGCGATGGCGCACCCCGAGGAAATCGTCGACCTGATCCGCGCCCGCTATCCGCAGGGCCATTCGCGCGAACACCTGATGCACGAGGCACGCCAGACCGCCAGGCTGCTGGAGCAGCCGCTGGTCGAACCCGGCTACAGCAATCCGGTGCGCTGGCAGGCGATCGTGAATACCTACATCACCCTGGGCATGCTGCCGCGCAGCGTGCCGCTCGATGGTTTCCTGTACCGCGAACCGCCGCCGCCCCCGCGCTGGCCGTGGATTGCCGGCGGCGCGCTGGCGGCACTGCTGGCCGCCGCGGCCGTCTGGCGGCTGCGCGGCGCGCGCGTGCAGCCCCCGCCGGAGCCTGCCGGGACGGTGTCCGGGCTGGCCGCCGAAGATGCGCTGGAGGCGGCCTGCGAAGCGGCCTGGGAGTGGCATCCGCAAAGCAACGAGGTGCGCCTGTCGCCGCGCGCCGGCGAACTGCTCGGCCATGGCGTGGACGGCTTCGCGCCGCGCGACCGCGATGCCTGGCTGCAGCACGTGCACCCGGACGACCGCCTGCAGCTGATGCACGAACTGTCGCGCATCGCCCTCGATCCCGTCGACCAGACGCTGCTGGTGCACGAATGCCGGATGCGCTGCCGCGACGGCAGTTTCCGCTGGATCGTGGTGCGCGGCCGCGTGACCGAGCACGCCGGTGCGCTGGCCATGCTGGCGCGCGGCACGCTGGGCCCCGTGTGCGACCGCGCGGTGGCCGAGCGGGAGCGCCTGTCCGCCGTGCTGGAGGCCATGCCGGGCGGGATCCTGGTGGCGGACCGCACCGGCCGCGTGAAGCAGGTCAACCGCGCCGCCGCCGCCTGCTTCGGCTACCAGCCGGGCGACATGGCCGGGCTGTCGATGGAACTGCTGGTGCCGGAAGTGATGCGCAGCGCACCCGGGCTGCCGCGCGAACTGTTCTCGCGCCCGAACCTGCCGGGCCGCGTGCTGACGGCACGGCGCGGCGATGGCGCCCACTTCCCCGCCATGGTGCACCTGGCGCCGATCGAGATGGCCGGCCAGGGCCTGTCGGTGGTCTCGGTGCGCGACATGACGCGCCGCCAGCGCACCGAACAGGCGCTGCATGCCAGTTCCGAGCGCTACCGGCTGATCGTGCAGACCGCCACCGAAGGCATCTGGATGCTCGATGCCGGCAACCGCACCTCGTTCGTCAATCCCACCATGGCGCGCATGCTGGGCTACGAGCCCGACGAGATGCTGGGCCGCCCGATGAGCGCCTTCCTCGACGACGAAAGCGTGGCCCAGCAGGCGCGGCAGAACCAGCGCCGCCGCCCCGGCGAGGCCGAACAGGGCGATGCGCGCTTCTACCGCAAGGATGGCTCGTCGATGTGGGGGCTGGTGTCGACCACGCAGATCCATGCCGACGATGGCGTGTACACGGGCACGCTGGCGATGATCACCGACATCACGGACCGGCGCCTGGCCGAGGTGGCGCTGCGCAACTCGAGCCAGCGCATGGCTTCCGTGTTCAATGCCGTCACCAACGGCCTGGTGGTGCTGAACGGCGAAGGCGTGATCCTCGAATGCAACGCGGCGGCGGCCCGCATGCTGGGGCCGGCGGCGGCCAGCGGCGCGCGGCTGTGGCCCGGCACGCACGAGGATGGCCAGCCGTTCGTGGCCGACCAGCACCCCGTGCTGCGGGCGCTGGCCACTGGCCGCTCGGTGCGCGACGTGGTGATGGGGGTCGCGGGCGACAACGGCAATACCTGCTGGCTGTCGGTGAACGCGGAACCGATGCGCGACGAACTGGGTGCCGCGACGATGGCGGTGGCCAGCCTGACCGACATCACGGAGCGCAAGAACAGCGCCGACGCGCTGCGCCAGGGCGAGCAGCGGCTGCAGGAAATCATCCAGATGATGCCGATCGGACTGTTCCTGAAGGGCCCCGACCGCCGCATGCTGCTGATGAATCCCGCCTGCGAGCGCCAGTTCGGCTACACCATGGCCGACCTGCAAAATGGCACGTACGCGCACCTGCACACGCCGAAGGAAGTGGCGGAATTCGCCCGGCGCGACCGCGAAGCGTTTGCGCGCGGCGAGCAGATCGACTACGAGGAAACGCTGTTCAATCCAACGCTGCGCCAGCACCTGACGCTGCGCACGTTCAAGAAGCCCGTGTTCGACGAGCATGGCGAGCCGGTGTACCTGATCTGCATGTCGATCGACATCACTGAAGGCAAGCGCCAGGAGCAGGCACTGCGCGAACTGAACGAACACCTCGAGGAACGCGTGGCGCAGCGCACCGAGCAGCTGGACCAGGCCAAGCAGGTTGCCGAGGAAGCCAGCCAGGCCAAGGGCCAGTTCCTGGCCAACATGAGCCACGAGATCCGCACGCCGATGAATGGCGTGATCGGCATGGCGCACCTGGCGCTGAAGACCGATCTCGACCCGCGGCAGCGCGATTACCTGGAAAAGATCCGCTTTGCCGGCGAACACCTGCTGGGCATCATCGACGATATCCTCGACATCTCGAAGATCGAGGCCGGCAAGCTGGAGATCGAGCAGGCCGAGTTCCCGCTGGACCAGGTGATCGAGACGCTGACGACCGTGGTGGCGCCGAAGGCGGCCGCCAAGGAACTGCGCCTGGATATCGACGTCGATCCGGACGTGCCGCCCGTGCTGCGCGGCGATTCGCTGCGGCTGGGCCAGGTACTGATCAACTACGCCAACAATGCGATCAAGTTCAGCGAGCGCGGCACGATCGGCCTGCGCGTGCGCCGCCTGGGCGGCAGCGACACCCACTGCCTGCTGCGCTTCGAGGTCAGCGACGAAGGCATCGGCATGACGGAACAGGAAATGGGCAAGCTGTTCCAGTCGTTCCAGCAGGCCGACACGTCCACCACGCGCGCCTATGGCGGCACCGGCCTCGGCCTGGCCATCTGCAAGGAGCTGGCGCAGCTGATGGGGGGCGAGGTCGGCGTCACGAGCGTGCCCGGCGCTGGCAGCACGTTCTGGCTCACCGCGCAGCTGGGCGTCGGCAGCGCGCGGACCGACGCGCTGCCGACGGTGCCGGCCGCCGAAGCGGCGTCGCTGAAAGGCGCCCATATCCTCCTGGTGGAAGACAATACGTTCAACCAGCAGATCGGCCTGGAGATGCTGGAAGAAGCGGGCGCGGCGGTCAGGCTGGCCGGCAATGGCGCCGAAGCGCTGGCGGAACTGGCAGAATCGCGCTTCGACTGCGTGCTGATGGATGTGCAGATGCCGGTGATGGATGGCCTGGAGGCGACCCGCCGGATCCGCGCCGACGCGCGCCTGGCCGGCCTGCGCGTGCTGGCGATGACGGCCACCGCCACCAGCGACGAGCGCGAACGCTGCCTGGCGGCCGGCATGGACGACTTCATCGCCAAGCCGATCCAGCCGGCGCTGCTGGTGCGCACGGTGGCGGCGTGGCTGCCGGCGCGGCGCGCGCTGGACGTCGGCAACGACGATGGCGATGGCGATGGCGATGGGAATGGAAATGGTGCCGGCGATGGCGCGGGCGCCGCGCCGCGCCGCCCGCATGGCACGCTGGTGGGCGACCCGGCCGTCGTCGACCTGTCCGTGCTGGCCCAGGTGCTGGGCTACCAGCCCGACAAGATCCGCAATTTCGCCGTGAAGTTCCTGCAATCGGCCGAGGCGGGGCTGGCGGAACTGGATGAGGCGCTGGCCGCCGGCGACATCGGCCGCGTGCGCGAACTGGGCCATCGGCTGAAGGCGGCCGCGCGCACCGTGGGTGCGTTCGGCATGGGCGAACTGTGCGAGCGCATGGAGACGCTGCCGGCGGCCGGCCCGGCGGCGGAACGGGGTGCCTGGGCGCTGATCGGGCAATACCGCCCGCTGCTGGGGCAGATCAGGGAACACATCTTGAACCATACGACGATTGGCGACCATTGA
- the hutC gene encoding histidine utilization repressor, which produces MEARHDAAGTPIFQRIKDFLVAQIAAGHWKEGDVIPSEQALVKQFGVSRMTVNRAVRELTAEAVLTRRQGSGTFVAPQKVQATLLEIRSIADEIRARGHTHRSTLQRLEQGPAQELLAKGFELPAAHLLFHSIIVHYENGVPIQVEDRWVNPQVAPDYMAQDFTRVTPSEYLLATAPLQAATYSLEALAAPRDIADMLAMEARQPCLVLRRRTRSAGKVASLVTMWHPGHRYQFAGSVATGAHA; this is translated from the coding sequence TTGGAAGCACGGCACGATGCAGCAGGCACCCCCATCTTCCAGCGGATCAAGGATTTCCTGGTGGCGCAGATCGCCGCCGGGCACTGGAAGGAAGGCGACGTGATCCCCTCCGAGCAGGCGCTGGTGAAGCAGTTCGGCGTCTCACGGATGACCGTCAACCGCGCGGTGCGCGAGCTGACGGCGGAAGCCGTGCTGACCCGCCGCCAGGGCTCCGGCACCTTCGTGGCGCCGCAGAAGGTGCAGGCCACGCTGCTGGAGATCCGCAGCATCGCCGACGAGATCCGCGCCCGCGGCCACACGCACCGCAGCACGCTGCAGCGGCTCGAGCAGGGCCCCGCCCAGGAATTGCTGGCCAAGGGCTTCGAGCTGCCGGCCGCGCACCTGCTGTTTCATTCGATCATCGTTCATTACGAGAACGGCGTGCCGATCCAGGTGGAAGACCGCTGGGTCAACCCGCAGGTGGCACCCGACTACATGGCCCAGGATTTCACCCGCGTGACGCCCAGCGAATACCTGCTGGCGACCGCGCCGCTGCAGGCCGCCACGTACAGCCTGGAAGCGCTGGCGGCGCCGCGCGACATCGCCGACATGCTGGCGATGGAAGCGCGCCAGCCCTGCCTCGTGCTGCGCCGGCGCACGCGCTCGGCCGGCAAGGTGGCATCGCTCGTGACGATGTGGCATCCGGGCCACCGCTACCAGTTCGCCGGCAGCGTCGCGACGGGTGCACACGCCTGA
- the ada gene encoding bifunctional DNA-binding transcriptional regulator/O6-methylguanine-DNA methyltransferase Ada has translation MDNLTSASAATAATADPAPDFATDEARWAAVRERAAAADGRFVYSVRTTGVYCRPSCGARPALRANVAFHAGPADAERAGFRPCLRCKPDGPALAERHAALVAEVCRLIDAADEEPDLATLAAASGISRFHLHRIFKAQTGITPKAYATARRKQRVREHLAGAAQQPSVTEAIYAAGYNSSGRFYATSRESLGMTPTAFRRGGSGATIRFAIAQCSLGAILVASTDVGICAILMGDDPAALARDLQDRFPNADLVGAEADYEAVVAQVIGLVEAPETGLDLPLDVRGTAFQQRVWQALRTIPAGRKVSYTELAALVGAPKSVRAVAGACAANAIAVAIPCHRVVRNDGTISGYRWGVERKQALLDRETGREGRE, from the coding sequence ATGGACAATCTTACTTCCGCATCCGCCGCCACCGCCGCCACCGCCGACCCGGCACCCGACTTCGCTACCGACGAGGCCCGCTGGGCCGCCGTGCGGGAGCGCGCAGCGGCCGCCGATGGCCGCTTCGTGTATTCCGTGCGCACCACCGGCGTGTACTGCCGGCCCTCGTGCGGGGCCCGGCCGGCGCTGCGCGCCAACGTCGCCTTCCACGCCGGGCCCGCCGATGCCGAGCGCGCCGGCTTCCGGCCTTGCCTGCGCTGCAAGCCCGACGGCCCGGCGCTGGCCGAACGCCACGCCGCCCTGGTGGCCGAGGTCTGCCGGCTGATCGACGCGGCGGACGAGGAACCCGACCTGGCCACGCTGGCCGCCGCCAGCGGCATCAGCCGCTTCCACCTGCACCGCATCTTCAAGGCGCAGACGGGCATCACGCCGAAGGCCTATGCCACGGCGCGGCGCAAGCAGCGCGTGCGCGAGCACCTGGCCGGCGCCGCGCAGCAGCCGTCGGTAACGGAGGCGATCTACGCGGCCGGCTACAACTCGAGCGGCCGCTTCTACGCCACCTCGCGCGAATCGCTGGGCATGACCCCCACCGCCTTCCGCCGCGGCGGCAGCGGCGCCACCATCCGCTTCGCCATCGCGCAATGCTCGCTGGGCGCGATCCTCGTCGCCAGCACCGATGTCGGCATCTGCGCGATCCTGATGGGCGACGATCCCGCGGCGCTGGCGCGCGACCTGCAGGACCGTTTCCCGAACGCCGACCTGGTGGGCGCCGAAGCCGACTATGAAGCCGTGGTGGCGCAGGTGATCGGCCTGGTCGAGGCGCCGGAAACGGGCCTCGACCTGCCGCTGGACGTGCGGGGCACCGCCTTCCAGCAGCGTGTGTGGCAGGCGCTGCGCACCATCCCGGCGGGCCGCAAGGTCAGCTACACGGAGCTGGCGGCGCTGGTCGGCGCGCCGAAGAGCGTGCGTGCCGTGGCCGGGGCCTGCGCCGCCAACGCGATCGCGGTGGCGATTCCCTGCCACCGCGTGGTGCGCAACGATGGCACGATTTCCGGCTACCGCTGGGGCGTCGAACGCAAGCAGGCCTTGCTGGACCGGGAGACCGGGCGCGAGGGACGCGAATGA
- a CDS encoding 2OG-Fe(II) oxygenase: MTPDWQRVEEDLDAFGCARVQGLLAPDDCASLAAAYDDAGLFRSRIVMARHGFGRGEYQYFRYPLPDPVQALRTALYGPLAAIANRWHAALGIGERYPSRHAEYVARCHAAGQLRPTPLLLRYGEGDYNCLHQDLYGEHVFPLQAALLLSRPGADFTGGEFVLTEQRPRMQSRAEVVPLEQGDCVIFPVHHRPVHGTRGVYRVNMRHGVSRLRSGSRHTLGIIFHDAT; this comes from the coding sequence ATGACCCCCGACTGGCAACGCGTCGAGGAAGACCTGGACGCCTTCGGCTGCGCCCGCGTGCAGGGGTTGCTGGCGCCGGACGATTGCGCATCCCTGGCGGCCGCGTACGACGACGCCGGCCTGTTCCGCAGCCGCATCGTGATGGCGCGGCATGGCTTCGGCCGCGGCGAGTACCAGTATTTCCGCTACCCGTTGCCGGATCCCGTGCAGGCCCTGCGCACCGCGCTGTATGGGCCGCTGGCGGCGATCGCGAACCGCTGGCATGCGGCGCTCGGCATCGGCGAGCGCTATCCGTCCCGCCATGCGGAGTACGTGGCGCGCTGCCACGCCGCCGGGCAGCTCCGGCCCACGCCGCTGCTGCTGCGCTATGGGGAAGGCGACTACAACTGCCTGCACCAGGACCTGTATGGCGAGCATGTCTTCCCGCTGCAGGCCGCGCTGCTGCTGTCGCGGCCCGGCGCCGACTTCACCGGCGGCGAGTTCGTGCTGACCGAACAGCGCCCGCGCATGCAGTCGCGCGCCGAGGTCGTGCCGCTGGAGCAGGGCGACTGCGTGATCTTCCCAGTGCATCACCGTCCGGTGCATGGCACGCGCGGCGTCTACCGCGTCAACATGCGGCACGGCGTGTCGCGGCTGCGCAGTGGCAGCCGCCATACGCTGGGCATCATCTTTCACGACGCAACATAG
- a CDS encoding amidohydrolase has product MRLLLLPALALALQAHAAPGTVIDNANGYTLDAKDRLLRFQSMAFDANGRIVAVGTAREVAAKAQGFTHVDMKGRTVLPGLIDAHGHVFGLGEIATGAELYSSTSLDGAVKTIAAFAKANPQRGWVVGNGWNQETWKLGRFPTAAELDAAVADRPALMRRVDGHAVWVNSRALALAGITKDTKDPAGGKIERDAQGNATGILVDAAMDLANRVLPRPTEAESRAALDGALALLRGAGLTSVHDAGIGVAEDRLYRAYADAGKLTTRVYAMIGDTGEDFDRLAAAGPLKSHAGDLYALSSVKLFADGALGSRGAALMAPYSDAPHTHGLLFHDDAAMRARMAKAMKAGYQVNVHAIGDAGNRQILDGYAALLKQYPAAGLRHRIEHAQVVAPADIPRFAELGIIPSMQPTHATSDQNMAEQRVGKERIRGAYAWRTFLKQGSRIACGSDFPIESPNPFQGMHAAVTRQDMQDRPPQGWYPEQAMSVKEALRCFTLDAAYAARQENVIGSLEPGKWADFIVTDGDLFTVPPARIGRIGVLETWLGGRQVFKR; this is encoded by the coding sequence ATGCGACTGCTCCTTCTTCCCGCCCTCGCTCTCGCCCTGCAGGCCCACGCCGCGCCCGGCACCGTGATCGACAACGCCAACGGCTACACGCTCGATGCGAAAGACCGGCTGCTGCGCTTCCAGTCGATGGCATTCGATGCGAATGGCCGCATCGTGGCGGTCGGCACGGCGCGCGAGGTCGCGGCCAAGGCCCAAGGCTTCACCCATGTCGACATGAAGGGCCGGACGGTGTTGCCGGGGCTGATCGATGCGCACGGCCACGTGTTCGGCCTGGGCGAGATCGCCACTGGCGCGGAGCTGTACAGTTCCACCAGCCTGGATGGCGCGGTGAAAACGATCGCCGCCTTCGCCAAAGCCAACCCGCAGCGCGGCTGGGTGGTCGGCAATGGCTGGAACCAGGAGACGTGGAAGCTGGGCCGCTTTCCCACCGCCGCGGAGCTCGACGCGGCGGTGGCGGACCGTCCCGCGCTGATGCGCCGCGTCGACGGCCATGCGGTATGGGTCAACAGCCGCGCGCTGGCGCTGGCCGGCATCACGAAAGACACGAAGGACCCGGCCGGGGGCAAGATCGAACGCGATGCGCAGGGCAATGCCACGGGCATCCTGGTCGACGCGGCGATGGACCTGGCGAACCGCGTGCTGCCGCGGCCCACCGAGGCCGAGTCGCGCGCCGCGCTCGATGGCGCGCTGGCGCTGCTGCGGGGCGCGGGCCTGACGAGCGTGCACGACGCGGGCATCGGCGTGGCCGAGGACCGGCTGTACCGCGCCTATGCCGATGCGGGCAAGCTGACCACCCGCGTCTATGCGATGATCGGCGATACCGGGGAAGACTTCGACCGGCTGGCCGCCGCCGGCCCGCTGAAGAGCCATGCCGGCGACCTGTATGCGCTGTCGTCCGTGAAACTGTTCGCCGACGGCGCGCTGGGCAGCCGCGGCGCCGCGCTGATGGCGCCCTACAGCGACGCCCCGCACACGCACGGCCTGCTGTTCCATGACGATGCCGCGATGCGGGCCAGGATGGCCAAGGCCATGAAGGCCGGCTACCAGGTCAACGTGCATGCGATCGGCGATGCCGGCAACCGGCAGATCCTGGATGGCTACGCGGCGCTGCTGAAGCAGTACCCGGCCGCCGGCCTGCGCCACCGGATCGAGCACGCCCAGGTGGTGGCGCCGGCCGACATTCCTCGCTTTGCCGAACTGGGCATCATTCCCTCGATGCAGCCCACCCACGCCACGTCGGACCAGAACATGGCCGAGCAGCGCGTGGGCAAGGAGCGCATCCGTGGCGCCTACGCGTGGCGTACCTTCCTGAAGCAGGGCTCGCGCATCGCCTGCGGATCCGATTTCCCGATCGAGTCGCCCAATCCGTTCCAGGGCATGCACGCCGCCGTCACGCGGCAGGACATGCAGGACCGGCCGCCGCAAGGCTGGTATCCCGAGCAGGCCATGAGCGTGAAGGAGGCGCTGCGCTGCTTCACGCTCGACGCGGCCTACGCGGCCCGGCAGGAAAACGTGATCGGTTCGCTGGAACCGGGCAAGTGGGCCGATTTCATCGTGACCGACGGCGACCTGTTCACGGTGCCGCCGGCGCGGATCGGCCGCATCGGCGTGCTGGAAACGTGGCTGGGCGGCCGGCAGGTCTTCAAGCGATAG